A region from the Kribbella shirazensis genome encodes:
- a CDS encoding L-fuconate dehydratase translates to MPRFTELETYDVRFPTSLELDGSDAMNTDPDYSAAYLILRTDAGDGLEGHGFAFTIGRGNDIQTTAIEALRDHVVGLDLDATLNDLGGFWKSLVHDSQLRWLGPEKGVMHMAIGAVVNAVWDLAAKRAGVPLWKLLSDLTPEQIVDLVDFRYLTDALTPDEALDILRKAEPGRAEREAVLREHGYPAYTTTPGWLGYDDAKLVRLCHEAVAEGFTQVKLKVGADLDDDVRRMRLAREAVGPDIRIAIDANQRWDVADAIGWIEALAPYDVWWVEEPTSPDDVLGHAAIAKAIAPIRVATGEHVQNRVVFKQLLQAGALSFLQLDSARVAGVNENIAILLLAAKFGVPVCPHAGGVGLCELVQHLSMFDYVAVSGSTDDRVIEYVDHLHEHFLDPVVIRDGHYVAPVRPGFGAEMDAETLAGFRYPGGKIWTDLTREHK, encoded by the coding sequence ATGCCACGATTCACCGAACTCGAGACGTACGACGTCCGCTTCCCCACCTCGCTCGAGCTGGACGGCTCCGACGCGATGAACACCGACCCGGACTACTCCGCGGCCTACCTGATCCTGCGGACGGACGCCGGTGACGGGCTGGAGGGGCACGGGTTCGCGTTCACGATCGGCCGCGGCAACGACATCCAGACCACGGCGATCGAGGCGCTGCGCGACCACGTCGTCGGGCTCGACCTGGACGCCACGCTGAACGATCTCGGCGGGTTCTGGAAGTCGCTGGTGCACGACTCGCAGCTGCGCTGGCTGGGCCCCGAGAAGGGCGTCATGCACATGGCGATCGGCGCGGTCGTGAACGCGGTGTGGGACCTGGCCGCCAAGCGCGCCGGCGTACCGCTGTGGAAGCTGCTGTCCGACCTGACGCCGGAGCAGATCGTCGACCTGGTCGACTTCCGGTACCTGACCGACGCGCTGACGCCGGACGAGGCGCTGGACATCCTGCGCAAGGCCGAGCCCGGTCGCGCCGAGCGGGAGGCGGTCCTGCGGGAGCACGGGTACCCGGCGTACACGACGACGCCCGGCTGGCTCGGGTACGACGACGCGAAGCTGGTCCGGCTCTGCCACGAGGCGGTCGCCGAGGGGTTCACGCAGGTCAAGCTGAAGGTCGGCGCCGACCTGGACGACGACGTCCGCCGGATGCGGCTGGCCCGCGAGGCCGTCGGGCCGGACATCCGGATCGCGATCGACGCGAACCAGCGCTGGGACGTCGCGGACGCCATCGGCTGGATCGAGGCGCTGGCGCCGTACGACGTCTGGTGGGTGGAGGAGCCGACCAGCCCGGACGACGTCCTCGGGCACGCGGCGATCGCGAAGGCGATCGCGCCGATCCGGGTCGCGACCGGCGAGCACGTGCAGAACCGGGTGGTCTTCAAGCAGCTGCTGCAGGCCGGCGCGCTGTCGTTCCTGCAGCTCGACTCGGCCCGGGTCGCCGGCGTGAACGAGAACATCGCGATCCTGCTGCTGGCGGCGAAATTCGGTGTCCCGGTGTGCCCGCACGCGGGTGGGGTAGGACTGTGTGAGTTGGTCCAGCACCTGTCGATGTTCGACTACGTCGCGGTGAGCGGATCGACGGACGACCGGGTGATCGAGTACGTCGACCACCTGCACGAGCACTTCCTGGACCCGGTGGTGATCCGGGACGGGCACTACGTGGCACCGGTGCGGCCCGGGTTCGGCGCGGAGATGGACGCCGAGACGCTGGCCGGGTTCCGGTACCCGGGTGGCAAGATCTGGACGGACCTGACAAGGGAGCACAAGTGA
- a CDS encoding ABC transporter substrate-binding protein, protein MRLSRLPRVTALFAAAALALTACGGSSDEESPEAANSSAGYPRTIQHAMGTTEIPAKPKRVVALDASYVDATLILDTPVVGYTEYRSIKGSLPDYLGDDRTKYGSEAQAVGTLAEPNLEKIAALNPDLIISAKVRHEKQYEQLSKIAPTIMSETTGATWKENIRMEAKAVGQEELAEQEIAAYEKAAKTVGDAINAKAGNPTISITRFIDGPTRLYQKKSFSGIVLKDAGLARPKSQDVEDFALEISPERIKDADADAIFVTVYADEKGLSAKTAAQFKANPLWKPLAPKVHEVSDVTWMTAVGLQGAWSILTDLAKTFDVPAPAKSA, encoded by the coding sequence ATGCGTCTGTCCCGCCTGCCTCGTGTCACCGCGCTGTTCGCCGCCGCCGCGCTCGCCCTCACCGCCTGCGGCGGATCCTCCGACGAGGAGTCACCGGAGGCCGCGAACTCGTCCGCCGGATACCCGCGGACCATCCAGCACGCGATGGGCACGACCGAGATCCCGGCCAAGCCGAAGCGGGTCGTCGCGCTCGACGCGAGTTACGTCGACGCCACGCTGATCCTCGACACCCCGGTGGTCGGCTACACCGAGTACCGCAGCATCAAGGGCAGCCTGCCGGACTACCTGGGCGACGACCGGACGAAGTACGGCTCCGAGGCGCAGGCCGTCGGCACGCTGGCCGAGCCGAACCTGGAGAAGATCGCCGCGCTGAACCCGGACCTGATCATCTCCGCCAAGGTCCGGCACGAGAAGCAGTACGAGCAGCTGTCGAAGATCGCCCCGACGATCATGTCGGAGACCACCGGCGCCACCTGGAAGGAGAACATCCGGATGGAGGCGAAGGCGGTCGGCCAGGAGGAGCTGGCCGAGCAGGAGATCGCGGCGTACGAGAAGGCCGCGAAGACCGTCGGCGACGCGATCAACGCCAAGGCCGGGAACCCGACCATCTCGATCACCCGGTTCATCGACGGCCCGACCCGGCTGTACCAGAAGAAGAGCTTCTCCGGCATCGTGCTGAAGGACGCCGGCCTGGCCCGGCCGAAGTCGCAGGACGTCGAGGACTTCGCGCTGGAGATCAGCCCGGAGCGGATCAAGGACGCCGACGCGGACGCGATCTTCGTCACGGTGTACGCCGACGAGAAGGGCCTGAGCGCCAAGACCGCCGCCCAGTTCAAGGCGAACCCGCTGTGGAAGCCGCTCGCCCCCAAGGTCCACGAGGTGTCCGACGTCACCTGGATGACGGCGGTCGGTCTGCAGGGCGCCTGGTCCATCCTCACCGACCTCGCGAAGACGTTCGACGTCCCCGCACCCGCCAAGTCCGCCTGA
- a CDS encoding FecCD family ABC transporter permease: MHPYATTVRSVSPPPVRRTAALVALVVVLLLAFAASLALGSRWLGPGALWHALAANTGSDADVIVRNLRFPRTVVAVLIGLCLGIAGTLMQGHTRNALAEPGIFGVSSGAALAVVLGLQLGLVESVSSTVWVALLGALIATFGVQQLASRGTGATPVGLALTGAAVAAMLGALTSAIVLLDADTLDSYRFWAVGSVAGRGLDVAGQVLPFVVVGLLLAVVNARDLDMLALGDDVAAGLGLSIRRARLVGLGAIGLLTAAGVAACGPIGFLGLLSGHVARRIFGARNTWLIPAAGVIGATALVLADLVGRLVGGAGEVQAGVVLGIVGAPLFVLVVRRRAVAL; encoded by the coding sequence ATGCACCCTTACGCCACCACTGTGCGCTCGGTCTCACCGCCGCCCGTACGGCGTACCGCGGCGCTGGTCGCGCTGGTCGTCGTCCTGCTGCTGGCGTTCGCGGCCAGCCTCGCGCTCGGCTCGCGCTGGCTCGGCCCGGGCGCGTTGTGGCACGCGCTGGCCGCGAACACCGGATCCGACGCGGACGTGATCGTCCGCAACCTGCGGTTCCCGCGCACGGTCGTGGCCGTGCTGATCGGGCTGTGCCTGGGGATCGCCGGCACGCTGATGCAGGGGCACACCCGGAACGCGCTGGCCGAGCCGGGCATCTTCGGGGTGAGCTCCGGCGCGGCCCTCGCGGTCGTCCTCGGGTTGCAGCTGGGCCTGGTCGAGTCGGTGTCGTCGACGGTCTGGGTCGCTCTTCTCGGTGCGCTGATCGCGACCTTCGGCGTACAGCAGCTGGCGTCGCGAGGCACCGGCGCGACCCCGGTCGGGCTGGCGCTCACGGGCGCCGCGGTGGCTGCGATGCTCGGCGCGTTGACGTCCGCGATCGTGCTGCTCGACGCGGACACGCTGGACAGCTACCGGTTCTGGGCGGTCGGTTCGGTGGCGGGGCGCGGCCTGGACGTGGCCGGTCAGGTGCTGCCGTTCGTGGTCGTCGGGCTCTTGCTGGCGGTCGTCAACGCGCGCGATCTCGACATGCTGGCGCTGGGTGACGACGTGGCCGCGGGACTCGGGCTGTCGATCCGGCGTGCTCGCCTGGTCGGGCTCGGCGCGATCGGGTTGCTGACGGCGGCCGGTGTCGCGGCCTGTGGCCCGATCGGGTTCCTGGGGCTGCTGTCGGGCCACGTGGCGCGGCGGATCTTCGGTGCCCGCAACACCTGGCTGATCCCGGCCGCGGGCGTCATCGGCGCGACCGCGCTGGTCCTCGCGGACCTGGTCGGACGGCTCGTCGGCGGTGCCGGGGAGGTCCAGGCAGGCGTCGTCCTCGGGATCGTCGGTGCTCCACTCTTCGTGCTCGTCGTACGCCGCCGGGCGGTGGCGCTGTGA
- a CDS encoding class III extradiol dioxygenase subunit B-like domain-containing protein gives MPVVAAAVCPHPPLLVPEVASGAAPELDVLRAACLAAIDTLATASSVLVVGSGNDGAYDGAAGGSFGAYGAPGVRIGTGPAVLPLSLAIGGWLLEQSKAARLPRTYRAVPAATAPGECVRLGREIAAGNDSVGLLVMGDGSARRSEHSPVHLHPRAEIFDTTVANAFQTDDLDVLEALDPDLAAELQAAGRAPWQVLAGALRGTGLAGELSYEAAPYGVGYFVASFA, from the coding sequence GTGCCAGTCGTTGCCGCCGCGGTCTGCCCGCACCCGCCGCTGCTCGTGCCCGAGGTCGCGTCCGGCGCGGCGCCCGAGCTCGACGTCCTGCGCGCCGCCTGCTTGGCCGCGATCGACACGCTGGCGACCGCGTCCTCGGTTCTGGTGGTCGGATCCGGAAACGACGGGGCGTACGACGGGGCAGCGGGCGGATCGTTCGGCGCGTACGGCGCTCCGGGTGTGCGGATCGGGACGGGGCCCGCGGTCCTGCCGTTGTCGCTGGCGATCGGCGGCTGGCTGCTCGAACAGAGCAAGGCCGCCCGGCTGCCTCGGACCTATCGCGCCGTGCCGGCCGCCACCGCGCCCGGCGAGTGCGTGCGCCTCGGCCGTGAGATTGCTGCCGGCAACGATTCGGTCGGCCTGCTGGTCATGGGCGACGGTTCCGCGCGACGCAGCGAGCACTCACCCGTCCACCTGCATCCGCGCGCGGAGATCTTCGACACCACGGTCGCGAACGCGTTCCAGACCGACGATCTCGACGTACTCGAAGCGCTCGATCCGGACCTGGCCGCCGAGCTGCAGGCGGCCGGGCGGGCTCCGTGGCAGGTGCTCGCGGGTGCGCTGCGGGGGACTGGCCTGGCAGGCGAGCTGTCGTACGAGGCGGCGCCGTACGGCGTCGGGTATTTCGTCGCGAGCTTCGCCTAG
- a CDS encoding iron chelate uptake ABC transporter family permease subunit, whose translation MRSRTVVLSVLFAALAIVIALVSLSVGTTKLPLADVVEVLLGGGRRGTRLIVLELRLPRVATGLLVGIAFAVSGALLQTLSRNPLASPDIVGVNSGASAGAVAVIVLAGTGGGNISGFAAKVGIPLAALLGGLLATLIVGALSIQRGMVDAGRVVLIGVGIAAAANSLVAWLLVIGDVNDAGRAAAWLAGSLNSREWSDALPVLGAVVLLLPVAMMFNRDLSALVLGDDVASSLGVRVARIRLALLVIATVLAAMATAGAGPIAFVALVAPQVAQRLTRMERPPLVTAATLGALFVVLADLLARNGLQWAQIGPYELPVGVVTAACGAPYLLHLIGRQQKGR comes from the coding sequence GTGAGGTCACGCACCGTGGTCCTGAGCGTGCTCTTCGCCGCCCTCGCGATCGTGATCGCCCTGGTGTCGCTGAGCGTCGGTACGACGAAGCTCCCGCTCGCGGACGTGGTCGAGGTACTGCTCGGCGGCGGCCGTCGCGGAACCCGGCTGATCGTCCTCGAACTGCGGCTGCCGAGAGTCGCCACCGGGCTGCTGGTCGGGATCGCGTTCGCCGTGTCCGGCGCGCTGCTCCAGACCCTGTCACGCAACCCGCTCGCCAGCCCGGACATCGTCGGCGTCAACTCCGGCGCGTCCGCGGGCGCCGTCGCGGTGATCGTGCTGGCGGGCACCGGCGGCGGCAACATCTCCGGTTTCGCGGCCAAGGTCGGGATTCCGCTGGCCGCGCTGCTCGGCGGGCTCCTGGCGACCTTGATCGTCGGGGCGTTGTCGATCCAGCGCGGCATGGTCGACGCGGGCAGGGTTGTGCTGATCGGCGTCGGCATCGCCGCGGCCGCGAACTCACTCGTCGCGTGGCTGCTCGTGATCGGCGACGTGAACGACGCCGGCCGGGCGGCGGCCTGGCTGGCGGGGTCGCTCAACTCCCGGGAGTGGAGCGACGCGCTCCCGGTGCTGGGTGCGGTCGTCCTGCTGTTGCCGGTGGCAATGATGTTCAACCGCGACCTGTCCGCGCTCGTGCTCGGCGACGACGTCGCCTCGTCGCTCGGAGTCCGCGTGGCGCGGATCCGGCTCGCGCTGCTGGTGATCGCGACCGTGCTCGCCGCGATGGCGACAGCCGGTGCCGGTCCGATCGCTTTCGTCGCGCTCGTGGCGCCACAGGTGGCGCAGCGGCTGACGCGGATGGAGCGGCCGCCGCTGGTGACCGCGGCGACGCTCGGCGCGCTGTTCGTCGTACTGGCGGACCTGCTGGCGCGGAACGGGTTGCAGTGGGCGCAGATCGGCCCGTACGAGTTGCCTGTCGGTGTGGTCACGGCTGCCTGCGGAGCGCCGTACCTGCTTCACCTCATCGGTCGTCAGCAGAAAGGACGCTGA
- a CDS encoding pyrimidine reductase family protein translates to MRRLDDLGDEELIAIYEVADRKVPHLRANFVSSLDGAVEIDGQSKALSSDSDSRVFSVIRRLADVVLVGAGTIRDEGYNPLKLSAKARTWRTAAGLAENPTLAIVSSRLELSPVNPVFQSAVRPIVVTHAASPPDRREALAEVAEVLVLGEAAVDLPAVVQEFAGRGLTQVLSEGGPHLLGALTEADLVDELCLALAPLLAGPGAGRITAGAPTTLTKRMKLESTLTASDDYLFFRYLREA, encoded by the coding sequence ATGCGCCGACTCGACGACCTCGGCGACGAGGAACTGATCGCGATCTACGAGGTGGCGGACCGGAAGGTCCCGCACCTGCGGGCGAACTTCGTCAGCAGCCTCGACGGCGCGGTCGAGATCGACGGGCAGTCGAAGGCGCTGTCGAGCGACTCCGACAGCCGCGTCTTCAGCGTGATCCGGCGCCTGGCCGACGTCGTCCTGGTCGGCGCGGGGACGATCCGCGACGAGGGCTACAACCCGCTCAAGCTGTCGGCGAAGGCGCGCACCTGGCGTACGGCGGCCGGTCTCGCCGAGAACCCGACACTCGCGATCGTGTCGTCGCGGCTCGAGCTGAGTCCGGTGAACCCGGTGTTCCAGTCCGCCGTACGGCCGATCGTCGTGACGCACGCGGCCTCGCCGCCCGATCGCCGCGAAGCGCTGGCGGAGGTGGCCGAGGTCCTCGTGCTGGGGGAGGCCGCGGTCGATCTGCCCGCGGTCGTCCAGGAGTTCGCCGGTCGCGGGTTGACGCAGGTCCTGTCCGAGGGCGGACCGCATCTGCTGGGCGCGTTGACGGAGGCCGATCTGGTGGACGAGCTGTGCCTCGCGCTGGCTCCGTTGCTGGCCGGGCCGGGAGCCGGCCGGATCACGGCCGGTGCTCCGACGACGTTGACCAAGCGGATGAAGCTGGAGTCGACGCTCACCGCCTCTGACGACTACCTGTTCTTCCGCTACCTCCGGGAGGCCTGA
- a CDS encoding aldo/keto reductase, with product MKLFGDGQRIGLGGAPLGNLLGEVHEADAVATVNAAWDEGWRYFDTAPHYGLGLAEERLGLALRDKPRDSYVLSSKVGRIIYSAETEASDDEGFDIQTTRRRRWDFSRDGVLRSIEDSLRRIGTDRLDVVFVHDPDDHYEEAVATAFPTLIELRDQGVIGAIGSGMNQSAMLTRFVREIDIDVIMLAGRYTLIDPDGLDDVLPACLHNDVQVVAVGIFNSGLMSQPRPAPGTTFNYEPAAQTLIDKANKLADVCEAHGTTLPAAALAFPLLHPAVAGIAVGCRTPDEVHTNAALARTEVPTGLWTDLKSAGLLREDAPTP from the coding sequence ATGAAGCTCTTCGGTGACGGCCAGCGGATCGGGCTCGGCGGTGCGCCGCTGGGCAACCTGCTCGGCGAGGTGCACGAGGCCGACGCCGTCGCCACGGTGAACGCCGCCTGGGACGAGGGCTGGCGGTACTTCGACACCGCCCCGCACTACGGCCTCGGGCTCGCGGAGGAGCGGCTCGGCCTCGCGCTGCGGGACAAGCCACGGGATTCCTATGTCCTGTCGAGCAAGGTCGGGCGGATCATCTACTCGGCGGAGACCGAGGCGTCCGACGACGAGGGTTTCGACATCCAGACGACGCGCCGGCGGCGATGGGACTTCTCGCGGGACGGCGTACTGCGGAGCATCGAGGACTCGCTGCGCCGGATCGGCACGGACCGGCTGGACGTCGTGTTCGTGCACGACCCGGACGACCACTACGAGGAGGCGGTCGCGACCGCGTTCCCGACGCTGATCGAGCTACGGGACCAGGGCGTGATCGGCGCGATCGGGTCGGGCATGAACCAGTCGGCGATGCTGACCCGGTTCGTGCGGGAGATCGACATCGACGTGATCATGCTGGCCGGCCGGTACACGTTGATCGATCCGGACGGTCTCGACGACGTACTGCCGGCCTGCCTGCACAACGACGTCCAGGTCGTTGCTGTGGGCATCTTCAACTCCGGCCTGATGTCGCAGCCGCGGCCGGCGCCGGGGACCACGTTCAACTACGAGCCCGCGGCGCAGACGTTGATCGACAAGGCGAACAAGCTCGCGGACGTGTGCGAGGCGCACGGCACCACGCTGCCCGCGGCGGCGCTGGCGTTCCCGCTCCTCCACCCCGCCGTCGCGGGGATCGCGGTGGGTTGCCGTACGCCGGACGAGGTCCACACCAACGCCGCGCTCGCGCGCACCGAGGTCCCGACAGGGCTGTGGACGGACCTGAAGTCGGCGGGTCTCCTCCGGGAAGACGCACCTACTCCGTAG
- a CDS encoding SDR family oxidoreductase, which produces MTDFDGLRAVVTGGASGIGLAAARLLAARGAEVVVFDLKPDVPEPLTGIAADVTDDGSVRDAIAAAALRLGGIDIVVNNAGIGAQGDVTANDDAQWHRVLDVNVVGIARVTRAALPYLRKSEAAAIVNTCSIAATAGLPNRALYSASKGAVLALTMAMAADHVRERIRVNCVNPGTADTPWVGRLLELAADPDAERAALEARQPMGRLVSADEVAAAIAYLASPLSGSTTGTALAVDGGMQNLRLPAVRS; this is translated from the coding sequence GTGACCGATTTCGACGGCCTGCGGGCCGTGGTGACCGGAGGCGCCTCGGGGATCGGGCTGGCGGCCGCCCGGTTGCTGGCGGCCCGCGGCGCCGAGGTGGTCGTGTTCGATCTGAAGCCCGACGTCCCCGAGCCGCTGACCGGGATCGCCGCGGACGTCACCGACGACGGTTCGGTCCGGGACGCGATCGCCGCCGCGGCGCTGCGGCTCGGCGGGATCGACATCGTGGTGAACAACGCCGGTATCGGCGCGCAGGGCGACGTCACCGCGAACGACGACGCCCAATGGCACCGGGTGCTGGACGTGAACGTGGTCGGCATCGCCCGGGTGACCCGCGCGGCGCTGCCGTACCTGCGCAAGTCGGAGGCGGCCGCGATCGTCAACACCTGCTCGATCGCCGCGACCGCCGGCCTGCCGAACCGCGCGCTGTACTCGGCCAGCAAGGGCGCAGTCCTGGCGCTGACGATGGCGATGGCCGCGGACCACGTCCGCGAGCGGATCCGGGTGAACTGCGTGAACCCGGGGACGGCCGACACGCCGTGGGTCGGGCGGCTGCTCGAACTCGCGGCGGACCCGGACGCCGAACGCGCCGCGCTCGAAGCGCGGCAGCCGATGGGCCGGCTCGTCTCGGCTGACGAGGTCGCGGCGGCGATCGCCTACCTGGCCAGCCCGCTGTCCGGTTCGACCACCGGTACGGCGCTCGCGGTCGACGGCGGCATGCAGAACCTGCGCCTCCCGGCGGTGCGCTCATGA
- a CDS encoding ABC-F family ATP-binding cassette domain-containing protein: protein MSFSLSCTDLFFAWPDGEVLFDGLTFVAGPVRSGLVGRNGAGKSTLLRLIAGRLTPQRGSIRVSGELGYLPQDLTLDTSLRVDQALGIDAVRRAITAIESGDASEENFAVVGDEWDVDERAEALLGKLGLGAIGLDRNVGELSGGETILLGLAAELLRRPDVLLLDEPTNNLDLRARRQLYDAVDQFRGALVIVSHDRELLDRVDQIGDLRKGEVTWYGGNLTAYEEAVAIEQEAAERMLRAAEADVRKQKKDLIDARMKMDQRRARGQRAFEQGGIPKIVAGGLKRSAQVSAGKHLGMQSERLDSAQEALADAEEKVHDDETIRVDLPKTAVPAGRVVLRLEDHVLRTGAHVDLEIRGPERIALTGPNGAGKTTLLQSVVAGELPVVPFRYLPQRLDLLRDDLSIVDNLALLAPSTENQERRARLARFLFRGRAADQLVSTLSGGERFRATLAALLLAEPPPQLLMLDEPTNNLDLSSVAQLKDALASYNGALVIASHDLPFLRDIGITRWLELTPEFLTATDPL, encoded by the coding sequence ATGAGCTTTTCCCTGTCCTGTACCGATCTCTTCTTCGCCTGGCCCGACGGCGAGGTGCTGTTCGACGGCCTGACGTTCGTCGCCGGTCCGGTACGTTCCGGACTCGTCGGCCGCAACGGCGCCGGCAAGTCGACGCTGCTCAGGCTGATCGCCGGCCGGCTCACCCCGCAGCGCGGGTCGATCCGGGTGAGCGGTGAGCTCGGGTACCTGCCGCAGGACCTGACCCTCGACACGTCGCTGCGGGTCGACCAGGCGCTCGGCATCGACGCCGTCCGCCGGGCCATCACGGCCATCGAGTCGGGTGACGCCTCGGAGGAGAACTTCGCGGTCGTCGGCGACGAGTGGGACGTCGACGAACGCGCCGAGGCGCTGCTCGGCAAGCTCGGCCTGGGCGCGATCGGCCTCGATCGCAACGTCGGCGAGCTGTCCGGCGGCGAGACGATCCTGCTCGGACTCGCGGCCGAGCTGCTGCGGCGTCCCGACGTACTGCTGCTGGACGAGCCGACGAACAACCTCGACCTGCGGGCGCGGCGGCAGCTGTACGACGCCGTGGACCAGTTCCGCGGTGCGTTGGTGATCGTCAGCCACGACCGGGAGCTGCTGGATCGGGTCGACCAGATCGGCGACCTGCGCAAGGGCGAGGTCACCTGGTACGGCGGCAACCTGACCGCGTACGAGGAGGCGGTCGCGATCGAGCAGGAGGCCGCGGAGCGGATGCTGCGGGCGGCGGAGGCCGACGTACGGAAGCAGAAGAAGGACCTGATCGACGCGCGGATGAAGATGGATCAGCGCCGGGCCCGGGGGCAGCGCGCCTTCGAGCAGGGCGGGATCCCGAAGATCGTCGCGGGCGGGCTGAAGCGGTCGGCGCAGGTGTCGGCCGGCAAGCACCTCGGGATGCAGTCCGAGCGGCTCGACTCGGCGCAGGAGGCGCTCGCGGACGCGGAGGAGAAGGTCCACGACGACGAGACGATCCGGGTCGACCTGCCGAAGACCGCCGTCCCCGCGGGGCGCGTGGTGCTGCGGCTGGAGGACCATGTGCTGCGGACCGGGGCTCACGTCGACCTTGAGATCCGAGGGCCGGAGCGGATCGCGCTGACCGGGCCGAACGGCGCCGGGAAGACGACGCTGCTGCAGTCGGTGGTGGCGGGCGAGCTGCCGGTGGTGCCGTTCCGGTACCTGCCGCAGCGGCTCGACCTGTTGCGGGACGACCTGTCGATCGTGGACAACCTGGCGCTGCTGGCTCCGAGCACGGAGAACCAGGAGCGACGGGCGCGGCTGGCGCGGTTCCTGTTCCGCGGGCGGGCGGCGGATCAGCTGGTCAGCACGCTGTCCGGTGGCGAGCGGTTCCGGGCGACGCTGGCGGCGCTGCTGCTCGCGGAGCCGCCTCCCCAGCTGCTTATGCTGGACGAGCCGACCAACAACCTCGACCTGTCGAGCGTGGCGCAACTGAAGGACGCGCTGGCGTCGTACAACGGCGCCCTCGTCATCGCGAGCCACGACCTGCCGTTCCTCCGCGACATCGGCATCACCCGCTGGTTGGAACTAACCCCTGAGTTCCTCACCGCCACAGACCCCCTCTAA
- the folP gene encoding dihydropteroate synthase, with translation MAIINRTPDSFFDRGATYATDAAYAAIDKAVAEGADLVDIGGVKAGYGEPVSESEELRRTVDFVAGIRARHPELVISVDTYRSGVARRVAEAGADLINDTWAGADPDLVNAAAEAGAGLVCSHVGGLSPRTDPHRMAYDDVVADVIRTTTALADRALAAGVRRDGILIDPTHDFGKNTLQSLELTRRLDELAATGWPVLVAVSNKDFIGETLELPPGQRGNGTLAALSVSAWLGARVFRVHDVPAARQALDFIAVLRGTAQPAGTRRSLA, from the coding sequence ATGGCGATCATCAACCGGACGCCCGACTCGTTCTTCGACCGCGGCGCGACCTACGCGACCGATGCGGCGTACGCCGCGATCGACAAGGCGGTCGCCGAGGGCGCCGACCTGGTCGACATCGGCGGCGTCAAGGCCGGGTACGGCGAACCGGTCAGCGAGAGCGAGGAGCTCCGCCGGACCGTGGACTTCGTGGCCGGTATCCGGGCCCGCCACCCCGAGCTCGTGATCAGCGTGGACACCTACCGCAGCGGTGTCGCCCGCCGGGTCGCGGAGGCCGGCGCGGACCTGATCAACGACACCTGGGCCGGCGCCGACCCGGACCTGGTGAACGCGGCCGCCGAGGCCGGAGCCGGACTGGTCTGCAGCCACGTCGGCGGCCTCTCACCGCGCACCGATCCGCACCGGATGGCGTACGACGACGTGGTCGCGGACGTGATCCGTACGACGACCGCGCTCGCGGACCGCGCGCTCGCGGCCGGGGTACGGCGGGACGGGATCCTGATCGACCCGACGCACGACTTCGGCAAGAACACGCTGCAGTCGCTGGAACTGACCCGCCGTCTGGACGAACTCGCGGCCACCGGCTGGCCGGTCCTGGTCGCGGTGTCGAACAAGGACTTCATCGGCGAGACCCTCGAGCTCCCGCCGGGGCAGCGCGGCAACGGGACGCTCGCCGCGCTCAGCGTCTCGGCCTGGCTCGGCGCCCGGGTCTTCCGCGTGCACGACGTACCGGCCGCCCGCCAGGCCCTCGATTTCATCGCCGTCCTGCGCGGCACCGCGCAGCCCGCCGGAACCCGAAGGAGCCTGGCGTGA